The Flavobacterium commune genome contains the following window.
GTTTTTCAGTATTATTTTCAACTGATTCTTCTGGATTTTTTGACGAATTCTTGGCAACTATTTTAGGAGCAGCCTGCTTTTTAACAGGAGCAATACGCTCTCTCTTGGGTTTATCTTCAGTTTTAGGATTAACTTTTTCCTCAACAGCTGTTGCTTCCAAAGATTTTTGAAAATCCAAAATACTGCTAATAAGAGCATCTTTTTTTACACCGTTAAATTTTATTGTTTTAGCAGCCTTAGCTATTTGTTGAAGCTCAGAAAGCTTCATTTCTTTTAATGCCGAAATATCAAACATGAATGTTCTATGAGTTTAATTAAATTGGGGAATCTTAAAAAAAGATAGGTGTATTTTTACTTTGAATCCACCGCAGTATGAAGTGCTTACGGTATTATATTGCAATAATACGAATAAAATTTAATCATACAATAGTATTTTAAAAAAAGAAAATATATTTTTGTGGAGCAATTTTGATACAAATGATACAACGAATTCAAACCCTATATCTACTTTTAGCCTTTGTAATCACAGGAGTTTTGCCTTTTATTTTCCCTTTGTGGACTATGAGCAATGGCAAATCTTTCTTTTTTATGCAAAGTCAGATTTACGCTATTTTGTTTGGACTAAGTACCACTCTTTCTGTATTAAGCATTTTATCCTATAAGAAAAGACAAAATCAATTTGTGATTAACAGATTGAATATCATATTAAATTTGATTTTATTAGGATTGTTTTTATATCGTTCACTAAATTTATCTGGAGAAACTCCTGTAGTTTCTGAGAAAGGTATTGGGATGTTTCTACCTATCATTGCTATCGTAGCATTAGTTTTGGCTAATAAGGCGATCAAGAAGGATGAGGATCTTGTAAAATCTGTGGATCGATTGAGGTAAACCTATAAATTTTAATTTATTAGTGCGAAGGAAACCCGAATTTTACATTCGGGTTTTTTTGTAGTCTTTTTTTTCAATACATTTGGTTTATTAGAAATCACCTATGGAAACCCCAATACGAATACATTTAGCCGACGATCATCAAGTATTAATCAATGGTATGCGTACTTTATTGAATGCTGTTCCTTACTTTAATGTCGTTGGTTTTTCCTTAAAAGGAACCGTTCTTTACGAAGAAGTAACGAACAACTCGACCGATATTTTAGTTTTAGACATCAGTATGCCCGAAAAAGATGGCATCGAAGTACTGAAAGAATTTGCTAAAAAAGGATACCCATGCAAAGTAATTGTACTTTCGGCTTACGATGATGTTAAAATCGTTCAGGAAGTTATGAAATTAGGTGCCAGTGGTTATTTAACTAAACAATGTGCATGCGAAAACATTGTGGAAGCCATACAAACCGTCAATAAAAATGAAGAATATTTTTGTGATCAGGTGCGGGAAAAAATATTTTCTTCGGCTACAAAAAATAATGCTAAACTCAACAAAACCAAACTCGAACTTGATTTTCAATTAAGCAATCGTGAAATAGAAATCATTACTTTAATCGCATTGGAATATAGCGGAAAAGAAATCTCGGATCAACTATTCATTAGCACTAATACCGTAGAAACCCACCGCAAAAATATTATGAAAAAATTAAAAGCTAAAAACATGGTTGGCTTAGTTAAATTTGCTTTGAAACACAACCTCATCAACCCTTAAAGTCATTCTCCTTTTTCACTATGCCTTACAAACGCATTTATAGCTTGTTATTACTACTTTTTTTAAGTACGACTAACCTATTTTCACAGGCAGAAAATTTGCAAAAACAAACAAAATCTTTAGCACAAAAGGCTACACTATTAATGAAAAACGAGAATTACGAAAAATCATTAATTCTTTCCAGACAAGCCTTAAGCCAAGCCATAGCACTAAAAGACAATAATTTAATCGCAGCATGTTACAACACCATTGCTGCTAATTTTGACCAGTTAGCCGAATTTGAAAAAGCTTTATTTTATTATAAAAAAGGACTTATCTATGCTGACAAAACCAACAATAATCATCTTAAAAACTGGATCAACAATAATTTGGGAAACATTTATTGTTTTGATAAAAAAGAATATGCCAAAGGAATTTATTATTATAAAAAATCATTAGAATACAGCAGCAAAATTGCCGATTCCTCTGAAATTCTTTTCACAAAACTCAATATTAGCTGGGCTTATTTTGACATTGGAAAATTCAACAAAGGACTTCCTTACTTAAAATACATCAATAAACACCATAGAATTCATGGTGATGAAACAACTATTGTGGCACTAAATATGCTCAACGGTATGTATTACTCCCACGCTAACAATCCCCAAAAAGCACATTATTATTTTGAAAAAGCCATCGAATTAGGACAAAAAAGCAATGAAAAATCTGATTTATCTTTTGCTCATCAGGAATATTCTAAATTTTTATTCAAGATAAAAAAATTCAAAAAAGCCTATGAAAATCTTTATGCTTACAACGAACTTACCGCAAAACTTAATGATGAAGAAAAATTAAAAAAAGTTAATGTTGCCGGAATCAATCTGGAAATTGATGAATACAAAAGAGAAATTGACAACATTAAAACAGAATAC
Protein-coding sequences here:
- a CDS encoding DUF4293 domain-containing protein, with the protein product MIQRIQTLYLLLAFVITGVLPFIFPLWTMSNGKSFFFMQSQIYAILFGLSTTLSVLSILSYKKRQNQFVINRLNIILNLILLGLFLYRSLNLSGETPVVSEKGIGMFLPIIAIVALVLANKAIKKDEDLVKSVDRLR
- a CDS encoding response regulator, with product METPIRIHLADDHQVLINGMRTLLNAVPYFNVVGFSLKGTVLYEEVTNNSTDILVLDISMPEKDGIEVLKEFAKKGYPCKVIVLSAYDDVKIVQEVMKLGASGYLTKQCACENIVEAIQTVNKNEEYFCDQVREKIFSSATKNNAKLNKTKLELDFQLSNREIEIITLIALEYSGKEISDQLFISTNTVETHRKNIMKKLKAKNMVGLVKFALKHNLINP